The following proteins are encoded in a genomic region of Bacillota bacterium:
- a CDS encoding ferredoxin, with protein sequence MRWWRGLNGLAAELCRRAGCETADICEAVVCGNTAMHHLLLGLPVGQLVRAPYVPALTGPVDVKARELALSFAAGAYVHLMPCVAGYVGGDHVGVILATRLGEHRGVALAVDVGTNTEIALVRE encoded by the coding sequence GTGCGGTGGTGGAGGGGGCTGAACGGTCTGGCTGCGGAACTCTGCCGCCGGGCTGGATGCGAGACGGCTGACATTTGCGAAGCGGTGGTATGCGGGAACACGGCCATGCACCACCTGCTCCTGGGCCTGCCGGTGGGGCAGTTGGTGCGCGCGCCCTATGTGCCGGCCCTGACCGGTCCCGTGGACGTGAAGGCGAGGGAACTGGCTTTGAGTTTTGCGGCGGGGGCGTACGTGCACCTCATGCCCTGCGTAGCGGGTTACGTCGGTGGTGACCACGTGGGGGTGATCCTCGCCACCCGGCTTGGGGAGCACCGGGGGGTGGCGCTGGCCGTAGACGTGGGGACCAACACGGAGATTGCGCTGGTGAGGGAG